The genomic segment ataaaatgataaacaaaaattgatgaaaataactaaatatttgtagttctattagttttgttttataattataaatcgCAGTTTAATTAATATGGGTTGCTACTTGCTACTATGCATGTTCTAGACTTGTAGGTTATGGCAATGGTATGCATATGTTACTTATACAAAGCCGTAAGGAAGAATATGTAAATGAAAAGAAGTAAAACGAGAGTGGAATCCAATGTGGACTTCAACTAGATATGTTATATTATGTTTGTTCTATTATTAATGTTTAACGTATATTTTGGATGTAAACGTTGGGTGTCGAATTATTTTGCTTTaatgtataaagtataaacaagAACCAGCACTGCAGCACATGGTGGTCTTGGAAAACGAAATatataccctttttttttatactccTATATACAAGGGGTGAATCCAAAAAATTCCAAACCGAAGCACATAAAGATAGGTCATCCAATTTTAATGGAGTATCCAAATAATTTATTAGGCCACGAAAGagagttttaaaaatctatattgcTTGACTTTTGTGtgataaatcataaatatatgcaATTAGATAGATTAAGAGAaaacttattaaataaatattcgAATCAATTAGACAACTTGGCTAAGATTTGATTCTAGtcgataaaaatataaaacatgctCCATATGCTATCATATCTCCcacacaaaataaaacgaaGACGAATATATGTCGCTATCATGGAAGGTTCGATTAGGTTTGAGAAGTTTAATGGGCCTAGTACAAGTAAGCCCATTGGACAAGTTTTCAGATTATTATAATCGGGTCGGTTTGATATACCCGACCCGATATGAGTATCCTTATCGTCTGCTTCCAaatcaacagaaacaaaaaagaagaagaagaaaataatggCGAGAGTGTTCGTCTCTATCCCTATGCAACCCACACAAACAATCTTCTccgcgtcttcttcttcttcttcctctcagccGCTATTATCACCGCCGGCAAACAATTTCTGCGGCGGAGGAGCCGGGGGATTAAGTCTTACCCGGAAAATCAGAGACTGTTCTGTTGTGACGCGGGCAGGACCGAGCACGAGTAGCTACTTGCTCGCGTTCGCCATCCCTGCTACTCTTATCGCTGCGACTGTCTTCACTTCAATCAAAATCGCTGATAAGCTCGACGAAGATTTCCTCGAGGATGTAAGATCGCCGTTTCCTAACTCACCATATCTAATTCATTCGATTCGATTTTAGAGTtttgaatttgttaaaagttaTTTGAATTTATGGCATCCTTAGAATTTAAGAGAAATCACCAATGCGTTCTTATATAGGCAGGGCTTAAGTGTTGTTACTGAGTAGATTGATACCATTACCGTGTCATTTGGTTTGGTGTATAGATTGCGTTGAACCAAGCGATAAAAGGAGCAGAAAATGGGGAGAATGGTGAACGTGACATGTCACTGGACGATGTGATTCAAGAACCTGTGCTTCAACGAACACGTAACCGGCCTAAACGTGAAGTTTAAGTGTTTAACACACATAAACATCTTGTTATAGATTCTTCAATGATCCTGTCGTCTCTGTAATACATCTTGTGTTTTGTATAAGGATGTAAGCTTTGTAGCCTTCTTTTGTCCCATTTATAGTTGTACTTACTGGTATTACAATATTGTTTGATCGTATGTATAAAAAAACGGATGATTAATATCAATCAAATGCTGCTCATTGCCGATTTAAGTTCTGAGTAAATTTCTatgtcttcctcctcctctgttgaTGGCTCTGAACTTACTTCTAGCGGTAGATTTGtaaatatggaaaaatataaGGGTGCATTTGGTATTACCTACATTAGAAATCATCTAGGTGTTGATTGGGCTTTTAAGGCCCAAATTGAGCtgtcttgttgttgttaactTTTGAGAAGAGTAGTGTTGGGGAATTTTTCACGTCTCGCTTCAAATCGACGTCTGTGTAAGGTTGAATCGCGTCGTGGTGTTTTCATCTTTAGcagttttggttgtttttttttttctccttttccaaACGACCGAGACACACCAGCTAAACGCCATTCGCGTTAGATCTAAGGAGAAAACGACCTACGTACATAATAGGTGTTTTCAAGCAATTTGTTCTACGGGAAGGAGATTAACGCTCAAAGTTGATTTCAGTCTCCCTTTGAGTATTCTCTTCTACGGATCGAGGGTATGCTTTAGCTCAGTTTCGTTAATTTATAGCGTATTTATcgatttttcttgttgtttgtggaatttgatattttattgcGGCTTTTGGATCATGGGTTTGGATTTTTAGCTTCCGTCTTGTTTTATCAATGGAGTGTGTAAAACTATTGAATCTGGATATTGATATCTCTGCACAATTTGTGTCTGTTATTGATACTTTTTATGCGAATTGGGTTTTGATCTGTGTTGTTCATTATTCTAAACCACTATATTGTGTCGGTGCTCTGTAATATCTTACATTAGctcagtttttttgttgttttttttatgtttatcttGCGTCAGGCAGGAGGCAAGAACCATGATGATCCAGAATTTGTGCTGATTCACGAATAGTCATTGTGGGAACAAGACCAGAGTGAATCAAATGGACAAGAAAAAGAATCGTAGCGATCCACTTGCTGCTGGGCGTCAGAAGGTTAGCTTCGCTGTCCTTAAACCTACCTCTTTGAAATTGTgtagatatttttaattatcactAAATGTCAGTAAGAAGAGAGAGGTGTTCTACTGTTTCATTTCCTTCTGCTGTGTTTATCGTCTTAAGTTTATAGTTTAGGAGGAAAACTTGATAGCCTGGTTTCTAGAAGTTAAGTTATTTTGATATCATGCTCTTTCTTATTGTTAGTAAAAAAAGATGTTAAGTTATTTCACCCAATTTTACCCAACTTGTCTATAATTGATTACTTGTCCTGCTTTGATTTATACAGACAGAGAAACATTTGGATGGGATGTGTGttaattgcttttttttgtttaccttatTTCAGCTTCAACAATTTCGTCAAAAGAAGGCTGACAAAGGCACTGATCAGAAAAAGGACTCGAAAGGCAGTACAAGCCAAGGAAAATCCTCTAAAAAATCTGGTAAATCTGAGAAGCATGAGCGTAAACCTGAAACAAGTGCTGTCAGTGATGAGGCAGAAGCTCCGTCCCATGAGGCTGCAGGAGGAGCTACATCTCATGTGAACGTTGGTGAGGAGGTTGTTGATTCTCCACAAACTTCTGCAAATGCAGAAGCTCACGAAAATGTTTCTGTCCATGGTTCAGCATCAGAACCTGATCCGCCTCAGCCAGTAAATACCACGTCTGATGATGGATCTGAAGTGAGAAAAGAAGTAGTTAATTCTGAAAATGATATCAGTATATCATTATCCACTGAAGAAGAGAATATCAAGTCTGTCAACAGTGGAACGGATGGCACAGTAGATTCTCTGACATCTGACCCTGCTGATTCTGAGAAGGGAGTTATACATGACGATGCATCTATTAATGTTGACGAAATCTCTGCTGCTTCTGGAAACATAGGTGAAGGGAAAAGAGTTGAAGTTGAAAGTGGGTCTGGGAGTGTGGAAAAGCCACATCAGCCATCCTCTCTCCATGAATATATTCCTGATGTTTCCTTGATTCGTGCAAGGGGAGATCAGGTAACTGATGTAGGTtgttctctccttctcttcatGCTTCTCTCTTCAATCAGTTTCtttattactttttctttgataGGGGTAAAGAGGTTAGGTTTATTGCATTCGACCTTTTGATGTGTAATTCaattctcatttgtttctcGGTAGGGGAAATGCAGGAAGAAGATGGTTCACACATGGAGCAGTTTTCTGAATCACTTGCAAAGGCAGGTGTGGATAAGATTGCAACTGAAGAAAGGCAAACAAGCGATCCAGCATCTGCTTCCCCTTCACACTTTTCAGAGGGATCCTCAGTTACACTTGATTCAGTTCAACTAGATGGAATAAGTGGTAATATTAGAAGCCAACAGATCAGGGAAGCTGCAGAGCTTAATGAAGAAAAACCAGAAACATCTATTCATTTTCCTAATAACAGAGATCACGTGCTTTCTGCTGAACCTGAGGAAGGCTCGGTTGCACATATGGCTAGTCAGCTGCAATTGCCTGAGAGCGTCAGTCTATCTGAAGTTTCGAGCCATGAGGAACCTCGTAAACTCGACACATTGAATCTATCTGGTGACGTTTCCGTTGCTCATGTTCACGAAGGCCGCTCAGTCAGCTTCTTACAGCTTGTGGATATTGTACGAGGACTTGGACAAGATGAATATCAAATTTTGTGCAATGCAAGAGAGGCTGCTTCCAGTAATGAGCCAGGAACAAGTTCCTTGGAGCGATTAAGAGAAGAACTATTTGTTTCGAGTACCATGGAAGATATACTCCATGTGCAACTCACGGAACAGTCTCATCTACAAAACGAGTTTGATCATCAACATAACCAACTGGTAGCTGAAATATCACAGCTTCGTACATCATATAATGCGGTGACAGAGAGAAATGACTCTCTTGTGGAGGAACTATCAGAGTGCCAGTCTAAACTATATGCTGCCACAAGGTCAAATGAGAAGCTTGAAAATAAGCTTCTTGCTACAGAAGCACAAGTGGAGGATTTCACTACTAAGATGAATGAATTGCAGCTTAGCCTAGAAAAGTCCGTGTTGGATCTATCTGAGGCGAAAGAAAAGTTCATCAATCTTCAGGTGGAGAATGATACGTTGGTTGCAGCCATTTCTTCCGTGAATGATGAGAAAAAGGAActtcttgaagaaaaaaaatccaagaactATGAGATTGAGCATCTTTCGTCTGAGTTAAACAATTGCAAGAACGTGGCGGCCATACTAAAGGCAGAAGTTGAGCAATTGGAAAATACTATTGGTCCACtgaaagatgagaagatgaatcTTATGGATGATAAATATAGTTTATTGGGTGAGGCAGAAAAGTTACAGGAAGAATTGGCAAATTGTAAGACGTTGGCCACCCTGCAAGAGGTggaaaatttaaacataaagGAGACGCTTTCTTTATTGACAGGCCAGCAGACTAAGTTTGATGAGAACAACCTACGTCTCAgggaagaaaatgagaaagcaCATCTGGAACTGAGTGCACATCTGATCTCGGAGACTTATTTATTGTCCGAGTATTCCAATCTAAAAGAAGGATATTCTTTGTTGAATAATAAGCTCTTGAAGTTTCAAGGGGAAAAGGAACATTTGGTTGAGGAAAATGATAAACTTACGCATGAACTTCTTACTCTTCAAGAGCGTACGTCAACTGTACAAAAAGAGCGGACTCATCTAGAAGTTGAGTTAAAAGAAGCAATAGCGCGCCTCGATAAATTGGCTGAAGAAAATACATCTCTTACTAGCAGCATTATGGTAGAAAAAGCTAGAATGGTAGACATTGGTAACGAGGATGCATCAGGATTGATCAATCAGGAAATTTCTGAGAAACTTGAGAAAAGTTCAGAAGTCGGGGTTAGTAAACAGACCGCATCATTCCTTGAAAATGCGCTATATACAAATTTGGAAGAGGTGATGGAAGAGACGTCTGAGTTTTCTGCCTTGAAGAAGAATCTGGATAAGGGGGAGAAAATGGTTCAGAACCTTGAAGAGGCAATTAAGCAGATCCTTGCTGATTCTTCAATGAGTAAATCTAGCGATAAGGGTGCTACACCAGCAGTATCAAAACTGATTCAAGCTTTTGAGTCAAAGCAGAAACCAGAAGAACAGGAATCGGAAAAAGCACAGTTAAGTGATGATCTATCAGAAGGAGATCAATATGTATCTGTGAATGTGCAGATTAGAAGTTTGAGAGGCTTGCTTGCTCAGTTACTCTTGAATGCTAAGGAGGCTGGTATACAATTCAACCAGTTAAGTGATGACAGGACATCGACAAATCAAAGACTCAAGGAGTTAAATGTTGAGTTCGCATCTCAGCAGGATCACATTGATGTTCTGGAGGCAGATAGTATTGAGAGTAAAATTTCATTTGAAGCTCTGAAGCATTATTCATATGAGCTGCAACATAGAAACCATGAACTTGAACTTCTTTGTGAATCATTAAAGCTAAGAAATGGTAGTATCGGTGTAGAAAACACGGAGCTCAATAAGAAGCTGAGTTCTTGCTTACTAAGAATCGATGAGCTTGAAATTCAGCTGGAAAACTTACAGCAGACTTTAAGTAGCTTTTTGTCCTCAATGGAAGAACAGTTAGTGGCCTTGCAGGATGAATCTGAGAGAGCAATGATGCTAGAACATGAATTGACATCATTGATGTCTGAATTTGGTGAAGCAGTTGTGAGGCTTGATGATCGTCTACTCAGATCTGGCACTTCTGAAGCTTCTGTTGGCTTAGATATGAGCAAGCGCATATCTGGTTCTATTGATATGGCTGTAAAGGTGATTGACGATCTGGAGGCAAAACTTGAAGCTGCTTATGCGAAGCATGAGTCCACCTCAAACCAATATGAGGAATTGAAGCAGAGTTTCAGTACTCTGTTTGAGAAGAATGAATTTGCAGCTTCTTCAATGCAGAAGATCTATGCTGATTTGACAAAATTGTTTACTGAATCATGTGGGTCAGAGGAAATAGCCAATCTTGAAGTTGAAAATGTAGCTGTCTCTGATCCTTTTAAGGATGGTAGTTTTGAGAATCTGATGGAGGCTGTGCGAAATATTCTTTCTGAGAGGCTTGAACTTCGGTCTGTGATTGATAAGCTACAGTCGGACTTGTCGAGTAAATCAAACGATATGGAGGAACTGGCGCAGCAAAGCCTTCATTCCACTTCACTTCGAGAGTTAGTTGGGAAGGTTGAGGGTGTTCTGGAACTTGAAAGTGGAATTAGTTCTGAATCTCCTAGTTCACATGTGGAGTTTCTTGTTTCCCAACTTGTTCAGAAGTTTATAGAGACTGAGGAATTGGCTCATCTCCTCAGAAAACAGTTAGAGGCTAAGGAGAATGAGTTGATGGAGATCCAGGAGAGTTTACTGCATCATAAATCGGAAATAGGTGGTCTCAGGGAAAATTTAACCCACGCAGAGGAGTCGCTTGTGGCTGTACAATCTGAGTTACAAGATAAATCTAATGAATGTGAACAATCAGAGCAGAGGTTATTATCGACTAGAGAGAAGCTTAGCATAGCTGTTGCTAAAGGAAAAGGTTTGATTGTTCAGCGTGACAATGTCAAGCAGTCATTGGCCGAAACCTCTGCTAAACTACAGAAGTGCTCAGAGGAATTGAATTTGAAGGACTCAAGGCTTCTGGAAGTTGAAGCAAAACTTAAGACCTATACGGAGGCAGGTGAACGCGTGGAAGCATTAGAATCTGAGCTTTCATACATCCGAAACTCAGCTACTGCACTGCGGGAATCTTTTCTTCTCAAAGACTCTCTGCTTCACAGAATTGAAgaaattttggaagatttgGATCTCCCAGAGCATTTTCATGCTCGAGATATATTGGAAAAGGTGGAGTGGTTAGCAAGATCAGCTAACGGCAACTCTTTGCGTCCCTCTGATTGGGATCAGAAGAGTTCTGATGGCGGTGCGGGATTTGCTATCTCGGAGCCCTGGCGGGAGGATGTACAAACTGGCACAAGTTCTGAGGATGACTTAAGGATCAAGTTTGAGGAGCTTAAAGGGAAGTTTTATGGATTGGCTGAACAGAATGAAATGCTCGAGCAGTCCTTGATGGAAAGGAATACCTTGGTACAGAAATGGGAAAAACTCCTCGAGAATATTGATATGCCTCCACAGCTACAGTCCATGGAAGTGGAAAACAAGATTGAATGGCTTGCAACTTCAATATCGGAGGCTACAGATGAGAGGGATACTCTCCAACAAAAGATTGATAACCTTGAAGTCTATTGTCAATCACTAAGTGCTGATTTGGAAGTCTCACAAAAGCAAGTATTTGATGTCGAGGCAAATCTTCAGTCGTGTGTTAATGAGAGGGTGAATCTTTCTGAAAGACTGGAAAGTTTGAATGGTGATCATGAGAGTCTTACTGGGAGGGCCAGTCACCTTGAAGTTGAGAATGAGAAACTGCAGAATCAAGTGAATGATTTGCATGGAAAACTAGTTGAGAAACTTGGGAATGAAGAACATCTTCAGACTATTGAAGGAGAGCTATTGAATTTGAGGTACGTGATTAATGATGTTATCCAGGAAGATGGCTTGCAGAATTTGGCTTTGGCAAGTAATTCTGAGAGTTTGGATGGACTGCTGAGACAGCTGATAGACTATTATAAGAATATGTTAAAAGCTGAAAGAGATGACAAAGTCTGTGAAACTCGTCCATCAAATGCTGATGTTAGAAGTGGAGAGTCATTGGGTTCAGATGAAGCAACTTCTCATGGGCACCATCCTGAATTGATAGTTGAAGCAACAAGTAGAGACATAACCGTAGTAGAGACACCTGATGTAGCTTCCTTAACTAAAGATCTGGATGAAGCACTGCATGTTCAAAAGCTGACAAGGGAAGAAAGAGATTCATACATGGCAAAACAACAATCCTTGGTTGCTGAAAATGAGGCACTTGATAAGAAAATAGTAGAATTGCAGGAATTtcttaaagaagaagagcagaAATCAGCCTCTGCAAGAGAGAAATTAAATGTAGCTGTTAGGAAAGGGAAAGCGTTGGTCCAACTAAGGGATAGCCTGAAGCAAACTATTGAAGAGTTGAACGCTGAGCTTGGTCGCCTGAAATCAGAGATTATCAACCGAGATGAAATACTCTTAGAGAATGAAAATAAAGTTAGGGAGTTGGAATCTTACACTGTAAGGGTAGAAGCCCTAGAGTCTGAGTGCCAATTGTTGAAAAGTCATTTGGAAGAAACAGAAAATTTACTGCAGGAACGAAGTGGTACATTGAGCATGACGTTGAATGTGTTGAATAGCATTGATATTGGTGATGAAGGGGACAGAAATGATCCAGTTCTGAAGCTTCAACGTATCTCACAACTGTTTCAAAATATGAGTACAGCCATGTCTTCTGCTGAGCAGGAGTCGAGAAAATCCAGAAGAGCAGCTGAGTTGCTACTTGCCGAGTTGGACGAGGTTCAGGAGAGAAACGATAGTCTGCAAGAGGGGCTATCGAAATGTACAGATAAAATCCAGCAACTTTCCAAGGAGAAGGATGCAGCAGAGGCTGAAAAATCACATTTTGAAAACTTATCAGCAGTCAAcagtgaagaaaagaagaagctttatgGTCAACTGCTGTCCTTCGGAACTAGTGTGAACTCTCTAAAGAAAATACTCGCAGGTACCAGCAGTTGCCTAGCTGATATTTTCACTATGGATATGGAGTTTCTGCATCATCTGAAGGCAAATATGGAATCATGTGCGAAGCAAACTGGTACTAATTTGTCTGGCTGGCCGCAGCTCGGTTCTGGGAATTTCGTAGAAAAGGTATTTTAGATCCTTTCAACAGCTTATCATGGTGTACGTTCTAAATTTTTCTGCCACTGACTGTTCCTAAATTTTCCCCTCTCTGCCTAGGAAATCTTTTCACGCTTGAGTGCTGCTTGGTCTAACAACAACTTGCATGAGATTTCAAGTGGTGGAAACATTACCGAAATTTGTGGTTCTCTCTCACAAAACCTTGATCAGTTTGTGGATGATGTTAGCCATCTTGAAGAGAATGTAAGCAAGCACTTGACATCATGGCACGACCAGATTAATATTGTATGCAACAGTCTGGACACCGTTTTTAAGTCAATCGGAAAAGGAACGGAGTCAGAAATTGCTGCTCTGGGTGAAAGAGTTGCCTTGCTTCATAAAGCATGTTCTAGTGTGTTGATGGAAATTGAAAACCGTAAAGCCGAACTTGTTGGAAATGACAATTTCAATATGGGTCTCCATCAAGTAGATGAGGATTCGTCCATGGAATCTGTCAGGTCCATGGTAAATAGGCTATCGTCAGCTGTTAAGGAGCTTGTTGTTGTAAATGCTGAGGCTGTGGAGAGAAATGAAAAGGAGATGAAGGTAATCATCACCAATTTGCAAAGGGAGTTACACGAAAAGGACATCCAAAATGATAGGATGTGCAATGAACTTGTGGGTCAAGTTAAGGAAGCCCAGGCTGGTGCTAAAATTTTTGCAGAAGATCTTCAATCTACCAGTGCCCGGATGCGTGACATGCAAGACCAGCTGGGCATTTTGGTTCAGGAACGGGATTCTATGAAGGAGAGAGTTAAAGAGCTGCAAGCACGGCAGACATCACACTCAGAATTACAGGAGAAGGTCACATCGCTTAGTGATGTTGTAACTGCAAAAGACCAAGGTCAGTATTTCAATTTGAAACTTTTGCTTTTCCACTGCCGCACAGATCAGCTAATACGTTATTGTTTGCTGCAGAAATTGAGGCATTTATGCAAGCGCTTGACGAGGAAGAGTCTCAGATGGAGGATCTAAAACACAGGGTTACAGAATTAGAACAGGAAGTGCAACAGAAGAACTTAGATTTGCAGAAAGCTGAAGCTTCTCGTGGGAAGATTTCCAAAAAGCTATCAATTACTGTGGATAAATTCGATGAGCTCCACCATCTCTCTGAAAATCTTCTCGTTGAAATCGAGAAACTTCAACAGCAAGTGCAAGATCGAGATACCGAGGTTTCTTTCTTAAGACAAGAAGTCACTAGGTGCACCAATGAAGCTCTTGCTGCTTCTCAGATGGACATTAAGAGAGATTCAGAAGATATCCAAACTGTACTTTCTTGGTTTGACACGATAGCTTTGCTACTTGGTCTAGAAGATTCACCTTCCACTGATGCGCAGAGTCACATAAACCACTACATGGAGACACTTGAGAAAAGGATTGCATCTATACTATCTGAAGTAGACGAATTACGGTTAGTTGGACAAAGCAAGGACGCATTGCTTGAGGCTGAGAGGAGTAGAGTGGCTGAGCTCAGACAGAAAGAAGCAACTCTTGAAAAATTCTTACATGAGAAAGAATCCCAACCAAACATGTCAACAAGCCCGACGTCAGAGATTGTTGAAGTGGAACCTCTGGTAAGCTTTGATCCTGTTGGGGATAGTTACACCATTCCAGATGCctataaatttttgatttcgGGGTTATTTTTGGGTATTGCAGATAAACAAGTGGACGAAAACACCGGTCCCATCGCAAGTCCGGAGTTTGCGTAAAGGGAACAACGACCAAGTGGCCATTAGTATAGATGCAGATCAAGCTGATCAAAGTGGTAGcttag from the Camelina sativa cultivar DH55 chromosome 12, Cs, whole genome shotgun sequence genome contains:
- the LOC104730110 gene encoding nucleoporin nup211-like isoform X4; amino-acid sequence: MEQFSESLAKAGVDKIATEERQTSDPASASPSHFSEGSSVTLDSVQLDGISGNIRSQQIREAAELNEEKPETSIHFPNNRDHVLSAEPEEGSVAHMASQLQLPESVSLSEVSSHEEPRKLDTLNLSGDVSVAHVHEGRSVSFLQLVDIVRGLGQDEYQILCNAREAASSNEPGTSSLERLREELFVSSTMEDILHVQLTEQSHLQNEFDHQHNQLVAEISQLRTSYNAVTERNDSLVEELSECQSKLYAATRSNEKLENKLLATEAQVEDFTTKMNELQLSLEKSVLDLSEAKEKFINLQVENDTLVAAISSVNDEKKELLEEKKSKNYEIEHLSSELNNCKNVAAILKAEVEQLENTIGPLKDEKMNLMDDKYSLLGEAEKLQEELANCKTLATLQEVENLNIKETLSLLTGQQTKFDENNLRLREENEKAHLELSAHLISETYLLSEYSNLKEGYSLLNNKLLKFQGEKEHLVEENDKLTHELLTLQERTSTVQKERTHLEVELKEAIARLDKLAEENTSLTSSIMVEKARMVDIGNEDASGLINQEISEKLEKSSEVGVSKQTASFLENALYTNLEEVMEETSEFSALKKNLDKGEKMVQNLEEAIKQILADSSMSKSSDKGATPAVSKLIQAFESKQKPEEQESEKAQLSDDLSEGDQYVSVNVQIRSLRGLLAQLLLNAKEAGIQFNQLSDDRTSTNQRLKELNVEFASQQDHIDVLEADSIESKISFEALKHYSYELQHRNHELELLCESLKLRNGSIGVENTELNKKLSSCLLRIDELEIQLENLQQTLSSFLSSMEEQLVALQDESERAMMLEHELTSLMSEFGEAVVRLDDRLLRSGTSEASVGLDMSKRISGSIDMAVKVIDDLEAKLEAAYAKHESTSNQYEELKQSFSTLFEKNEFAASSMQKIYADLTKLFTESCGSEEIANLEVENVAVSDPFKDGSFENLMEAVRNILSERLELRSVIDKLQSDLSSKSNDMEELAQQSLHSTSLRELVGKVEGVLELESGISSESPSSHVEFLVSQLVQKFIETEELAHLLRKQLEAKENELMEIQESLLHHKSEIGGLRENLTHAEESLVAVQSELQDKSNECEQSEQRLLSTREKLSIAVAKGKGLIVQRDNVKQSLAETSAKLQKCSEELNLKDSRLLEVEAKLKTYTEAGERVEALESELSYIRNSATALRESFLLKDSLLHRIEEILEDLDLPEHFHARDILEKVEWLARSANGNSLRPSDWDQKSSDGGAGFAISEPWREDVQTGTSSEDDLRIKFEELKGKFYGLAEQNEMLEQSLMERNTLVQKWEKLLENIDMPPQLQSMEVENKIEWLATSISEATDERDTLQQKIDNLEVYCQSLSADLEVSQKQVFDVEANLQSCVNERVNLSERLESLNGDHESLTGRASHLEVENEKLQNQVNDLHGKLVEKLGNEEHLQTIEGELLNLRYVINDVIQEDGLQNLALASNSESLDGLLRQLIDYYKNMLKAERDDKVCETRPSNADVRSGESLGSDEATSHGHHPELIVEATSRDITVVETPDVASLTKDLDEALHVQKLTREERDSYMAKQQSLVAENEALDKKIVELQEFLKEEEQKSASAREKLNVAVRKGKALVQLRDSLKQTIEELNAELGRLKSEIINRDEILLENENKVRELESYTVRVEALESECQLLKSHLEETENLLQERSGTLSMTLNVLNSIDIGDEGDRNDPVLKLQRISQLFQNMSTAMSSAEQESRKSRRAAELLLAELDEVQERNDSLQEGLSKCTDKIQQLSKEKDAAEAEKSHFENLSAVNSEEKKKLYGQLLSFGTSVNSLKKILAGTSSCLADIFTMDMEFLHHLKANMESCAKQTGTNLSGWPQLGSGNFVEKEIFSRLSAAWSNNNLHEISSGGNITEICGSLSQNLDQFVDDVSHLEENVSKHLTSWHDQINIVCNSLDTVFKSIGKGTESEIAALGERVALLHKACSSVLMEIENRKAELVGNDNFNMGLHQVDEDSSMESVRSMVNRLSSAVKELVVVNAEAVERNEKEMKVIITNLQRELHEKDIQNDRMCNELVGQVKEAQAGAKIFAEDLQSTSARMRDMQDQLGILVQERDSMKERVKELQARQTSHSELQEKVTSLSDVVTAKDQEIEAFMQALDEEESQMEDLKHRVTELEQEVQQKNLDLQKAEASRGKISKKLSITVDKFDELHHLSENLLVEIEKLQQQVQDRDTEVSFLRQEVTRCTNEALAASQMDIKRDSEDIQTVLSWFDTIALLLGLEDSPSTDAQSHINHYMETLEKRIASILSEVDELRLVGQSKDALLEAERSRVAELRQKEATLEKFLHEKESQPNMSTSPTSEIVEVEPLINKWTKTPVPSQVRSLRKGNNDQVAISIDADQADQSGSLEEDDDKAHGFRSMSTSRIIPRFTRPLTNMIDGLWVSCDRTLMRQPALRLGIMIYWAILHALLAAFVV